The nucleotide sequence GGTACAACAGGTGATAGGTGAACATGGGGACACAAAAGTACAGTGTGAATAGAATACTGAATATAGTATCTAAAAGATTACATGATCTACAATTAAATCTTATGCTAAACGTCTGATCTTGACGTAAGATAAAACTTTTTTATAGAAACCAGAAATGATGGAGAAAATAAGGAAACAAAAAACAATAATGCCCATGTTTTATTATAAAGTATCATGAAAGATGAAACTTTTTTATAGAAACCAGAAATGATggagaaaaaaaggaaacaaaaaacAATAATGCCCATGTTTTATTATAaagtatcatgaaagataaaacttTTTTATAGAAACCAGAAATGATggagaaaaaaaggaaacaacAAACAATAATGCCCATGTTTTATTATAAAGTATCATGAAAGAGCTATAACAGCCTTAAAACTTTGTTAAATCATTCAGAAAAACTGTAAAGATGAAAGCCCAGGTGCCAGAATAATATACCTATATTAAATGAAAAGGAGCACTTGAAACAAAGTCCGTTCAATAGATAAGGACCTGATCATCACATAATACTTAAACGCTAAAATACCAAACCAAATGTATGTATGTGTGGAAAAATTCCCATTCATCCTAGCAAAAATTCTTCCACCCTACCAGAGCTATGAGGACAAAGAGGTTTAAGAGCAGAGGGCCTGAATCTCCATAGATACATAATTAAAAGAAGCTCTAGACTGTTAGATCCTAATGATGAAATCATAAATGCAATAGGAAACCTAAATTTTTTTGGTAGTCATTAGTGACCACAAACAACTGATAAAATAGGAAGGATCTTAGCTAAGCATGAAAAACAACTGAACAGAATGTTCCATATATAAAACCTACAGACAACTAACAATAACAAAATACATTAGAATTCAATAAGCCAACATGGTCGACAAACAGAAtttgtaaaaaagaaaagaagggaaaCCAGAAACACGGACTGCAGGAATATATAAcacaataaatgatgatttgggagATATGCTTACAAGGGAAAGCTAATTCTTAAGTGACATGTTCTCCTATAATAGAAAAATTAAGGTCTACTAAAACTCACACCACCATAACAATAAACTGCATGGAAAATGGTGGAGTCAGTACATAAGCTGAATAGCAAAAAATAGTATTCCAattacttttttaaaaaaattaatagagaATTACTCAAGTAAAATACTTTTCTTCCCTTGGTTACTCTGCAGTCCATGATTGGCATGATAGCAGAACATACAAtcagaagactttttcctttcaCTAGCAATTGCCCAACTCCTAGATTTCTTTTTCTTCCAAAATTTTCTGTTTTCTTTAAAGCTATATTTACCACACTTTTTACTCTTGGGGGTTAATGCATCTTGTATGCACATGCTAGTATTCGTACCAGTCAATGTGGCTTTAGAGTGAACGACCCCAAACATTACCAATTATAAATAACCTATTCAAAAATAACTTACAAGCATTCAACTACCTGTCAGCAAAATTTAGAGCCCCTTAAGAACCAAGCATTCTCAATTACTGGCCATCAAAAGTCGGAACATTCAGGGACAAACCTATGATGCTTTTAGAAGTAATCTAACAAAAGATGAGACAATGATCCGAGGCAATATGTAGTCCCTACAAGCCATGCTAGTGTTCTGGAAGAAAGTTATTCAAGTTGCATTGGTTGTACTTAAAACTTTGCAGAGCTAGATTCAAAAAAGGGAGATGACTTACACTGGATTTCTTTATATCAGGGAATGaactgtatatacatatatacatatgtatatatacatatatacatacatacatacatatatgtagtgGTACAGTACTACTTGAGAGGAATTGATGAGCATTAGAATAGGTAATTTGTTCTGATAAACAATGcagtaaaatattttcttgaaGGAAAAGTGTCTGATATAAATTACAAGCTATGACTTCCAACAGGAAACAATATTTTTAATAGATACAACATAACCTCCAAAACCAGAGATCAACACCAATAAGGCCTGCTTATTTCCATAGTTTCTTATTGTTTGAAGTACAATTCCATAATCAAATCAGCAATATTTTGACGATAACAAGAACTAGCAAGAACCGAAACAACAATACCTGAGAACATGATGAGAGACTGATGCCTGGCCACAGCATGTGCAAACCAAACTAAACCGCAAGGAATGCATGAAATAGAGGCATCAAGGAACGATTCTGAAAGCCTTCATCTTATCAATCCAAGAATTGAAAGACGTTAGCGTGTTGCGGAACCCCAAGAAACCGTGCTCCTTGCTTTTGTTCATGCTGTCGAGCTGCGGCATCTCGACTCCAAGAATTGCATCCGCGAACCACCAAGTCCCCACCTCCTCCAGCTTCGTCGGCACCAGCTCATTCTCCGCCACAATCTCGTTCCATACCAACTCCTTCTCCCGCATGGCGTCCTCCAGCTGGAACCGGCCCTCCTCCCCTTCATACCCGACAGATTCCAATCCAAACTGATCCGCCAGCAGCGCCCACAAATGCTTCCACTTGAACACGTCCCCATTGCTGCAATTGAATGCTTCGTTCTTGGCGTAGGGATCGACGGCTGCCCAAATCTGATGCTCCGCGATGAGGTCGGCGTCGGACGCGTCGCTGAAGCCGTCCCACGCGGTCCGGCTGCCGAACCACTTCAAAGGGGCTCCTTCCTTCCGGCAGATGGCCGCGTATACGCAGAGGGTACCGATTATATTCATGAGGCTAGTCGGGGAGAAGCCAAATATGGTTCCGGGGCGGTGGATCGACCAGGTTACGGCGCCGTCCCTCTTGGACAATTCGTCGAACAGAATGTCTTCTTGGTCGTAGTAGAAGTTGGGGACGTTGAGTCGGGGAAGGTCCTCGTGGAAGGGCGGGTCGTGGGCAGAAATTTTTCCGATTGACTCGAAGGGGCCGATGTAATGCTTGCGGCCGGTCTGGAGGCAGACGTGGCGGAGGTTGGGGGCGGAAGGGAGGACGGCGGCTAGGACGTTACGGAGCATGGCGGCGTTGGCGGTGCGGTTCTCGGCCTCGGTGAAGCGGCTGGCCCAGGCGACATAGAAGATGTGGGTGACGTCGGAGAGGGGGGAAAGCTTGGCAGCAGCGTCGGCGGCGTCGAGGACGTCGCATTGGATGTGCCGGATGGGGTTGATGTCGGCGCTgtcggaggaggcggaggaggaaacGACGTTGGGATTAGGGGGTCGGCGGGAGACGCCGTAGACCTTCCAAGGACCACCGGGGGTGTCCGGGAGCGGGAGGATGCCAATGAGGGAGGAGCCGACGATGCCGGTGGCGCCGATGACGAGTGCGACGCTCTGGTGCCTGGGGGCAGCAGCGGAAAAATCGTCATCCAGCTTCTTCCTCGCCGCACCGATGGCGCCTGCCCACCACCAGCTCATGCCGACGAAGCGTTTGTCGCTTTTCCTGAGCCCTTTCTTCTTACTTCCTTGCGAGGGCAGAGTGAATAGAATGAATCATGGGATGGCGAAATAAATAAAGACACTCTTTTGCATATCAATCCCTAACTCTTTGCGATTTGCATATCAATGCCACCTAATTCATAATAGCAGtataataataccaaaatatcagAGCATAATGCATAATATTCTTTCCATCTAAAGAAAGTATTTACTTAACTATTGTTTTTGAAATTATACAAGAATTATATgattttaatgaaaaaaaatttctatataAAAAAGGGATAAATCTGTTAAAAATATTGCCAACCACTTAATCTTACTAAGAAGCATTCCTTCTTTTTATAGTCAatatataacataaaaaaatagaaaaatgatatTTAACATTAGAACCTTTAGGTAGAAGGTTTGGTTCAACCATGTTGATCCCACCACAATTTGGGGCTTGGTTGGACTAGGTTTATTAAATGAATTAATGCTATTTAAAAATCAACTAAAATTTGACCAGACAAACATACAAATTATATATAACTAATTAATTTTTTCCTCATAAAATAAACTAAAATGTGCCACTATCATCAATAATTCTGAATATTTATAGAAAATGTGCTCCATATAAAAGATGTACTAGCAAGGACGCTGGCCAACATAACTACAGGTAGAATACACATTACAATGACCAAATAGTAGAGGATGGGATGGATGGATGGCCTTCAAGGGTTCTGAAAAATATATTTGTATTGATTTATAAGAATTAAATAGGTGTATCATCGTATTGCGTTTAAGCATTTTAAGTTAGTGATTTTGAATCGATAAATTCAAAATTATTTCGTAGAATcagattattttaaataatattaaaattttttataattggATATAGTGAGAAGTCCGAAATTACTACCATCACTATCTTATACCTCAAGTGCACCATGCATAAATTTGATTCTATACGATAATTAATTGGTACCATGAAAAAATTGGTTCTAAAGCATAATTGATTTTGATTAGAAAATCAAACTTTAAATGAGAGATTATAAAATGTTAATTTACTCTGATCTTATATGTGTGGGAGAGTTTGTGTGGGAGAGATTAATCTTATCTTATGTCATGGACTTTTTTTTAAAGGAACGTCTTTTCACATGTATTTATCCATCAAATTATAAGTCaaaaataattatagattttattaaaaatatatagtaatattaaaaatatatctcATTCGCTCTATCTAACAATAGAAAAAGGTCTACTCGCTATTGAAATATGGACTAGTGCCATTAGGAGACTatactgaaaattaaaaaaatattaacaatACTAagcagtgttgaatctcatattttgatgatgaaatcaattgataagtatttatgatttgatctgcgtttttagtgatgtaggatgcttcaatcaaatgagacaattaaagaaggaagaatcatgttgggtcgatggaacatattagaagattggacgtcgagccagaggatcagttgacgtatcgacagaaggctttgggccatggattcaggcatcgggctaagaagagcagatattacgctaAGAATATTGGAGTTATGaagtcaactgatcgattgggcaataggcaacaagagaggacgatgcgccttagaatcaaacgaagcatcaatggactaatgacataccgaacaacatgattcatgcttagtaataattgtctagatcaaagtgtattttacatatgcaggattaactacgatagcaagacatgaagcaaaatgaagtctcggagtcaaggacgcaatttcgttaggagttcgagggttcgtcggaagtctagacattcgtcggaagttttgcaggaaccagccaagaagtccaggagcttgccggaagtccgttggaacattgccgggagatcgtcggaagaaaccaagacctagggacttgtttagcttagtatatgccttgagtttcataattagcacataattgggtttggatttgggccaacctaattaggagcTAGTTTGGCTCATGTAACgattgtgttaggcccaataaaaggcccaaataatgacccaagaagtgacaccattgtggcacagtctctgagattgtATCAGGCAATGatatcgccagtctgggcgatggtatcgcccctggcaaggtgccaaacgatggtaccaccagtctgggtggtggtattgcccagtggtAGGTTGCTAGGCGGTgatacctgttaggatcgagagcactaagagggggggggagggtgaattagtgcagcggaaatctttccgcgatttaaaaatgaaagttgcattcgttcgataaaaacgatttcgatgtaaaagccgagtttaagattacttaagattaagcgtagttttacttctaaacgcaatttacgtctaaacccagtttgcgtctaagcgcagtttacgtctaaacgcagtttgcgtctaaacacaatttacgtctaaatgcagtttgcgtctaaacgcaattttacgtctaaacgcagatttacgtataaacgcagatttacgtctaaacacagatttacgtctaaactcaatttacgtctaaaacgtagttttacgtttaaacgtagtttgcgtctaaacgtagttttacgtctaaacgcagatttacgtctaaacgcagatttacgtctaaacttagtttacgtctaaaacgtctagacacagtttggacagttttacgtctaaacacaattttacgtctagacgcagtttcaaaggatctgaacttagaaactcgttcgtaaaagcgcagaagacagttttgcagaatcaaggcgtaaacgtaaactgcaatgtaaatatcgtacgaaaacactggtttacgtttgaaaacagattcggaaagatcagcacttagaaacttgttcgtgaagacgcagaagacagttttgtagaatcaaaacgtaaacgtaaactgtaatgtacgaaaacaccgatttacgtctgaatgtagattcggaaggaacagcacttagaaacttgttcgtaaaagcgcagagagcagtagttatggaggaggtttgcagtaatgataaagtgctcaaaataaatgcaaaccagagatttagagtggttcggtcagtcttgacctactccacttttggcttcctccaccgacgaggtcaccgacgtcaactagaggccttccttcaataggcgaaggccaactgcccttttacagtttctctccttttgacaggctcaggagacaacctttacagacctttctctcctcactttacaactcaaaacttgaagaacagaaggaggagacttaaaggctttacaacacttttgagctcttagaatcacagaaaagatcaagatttcggtgtaggtctgtatcttttcagtgctgaatgggtggggtatttataggccccaacccaattcaaatttggagctcaaaacgatcaaatcccggaattccgggatcaggcggttgcacctcttgactggagaggttgcactgcctggcagagctcgaagactgagcccaggcggttgcacctctctgtcaggggcggttgcaccgcctgagtctggctcggagactgagccctaggcggtgccacctcttgactgaggcggttgcacctctctgccagagctcgaagactgagctcaggcggtgccacctctctgtcagggaggttgcaccgcccagtcttgctcgaagactgagctcaggcggtgccacctcctggctggggcggttgcaccgcccagtctcgctgggagacttagcccaggcggtgccacctcctgacctgggcggttgcacctcctggtgcaatcagggtccgaatggttagctccattcggcccaatttcaatctttcaggggcccaattgccccaagattaaactaatgggatcacctcccattttccaacttaatcaacgtgctaactacgattaaatctaagacaatttctgcagctttgcttcggtgcgtcaatcgcttcttccggcgagtttccggtgaacttccgtcgatcacccgatgaatcctcggtgatgctcctgcggacttccggcaaactcctggactttgcgacgatccacttggcgagttccgacgagcttcgcttggcaagcttttggacttctcggatctgttcccgcagaacctccaacgaccgtccgaacttccgtcgaactctcgaactcccaatgtgatcatgaacttgactccggcgcaactcctgctgcttgtcttactttcatcgtagttaatcctgcacacttatctcaacacatagattagacaacaaatgacaattgacttcatcatcaaaatccgagattcaacaatctccccctttttgatggatctccggtcatatgccttgagcatccactatcaaggtaccatctcttgctcctagcttgcgatggtttagttttctacaagaaaggatgatgtttaggtacccatttgcttttgggtgcctcacaaatagatctacattttctatcatgttgcatagaatttgtcatggttcctttaggaacctaaatcaatttgtttggacttattttcttgaatggacaacaatgtgtcttgtgtccaaatttgcaacaaaagttgcatttgttttggtgttgaacatgtaagatggagccttttatgaaggtggttggattttggtgagaactcctcacgaatccaattccacttcttttgggaacgtgacccttgtttgtaaggatcatgtttaatgacttgctaccaacctcgaatttcttcaaggtgtccttaagtagcaggttttctttttggagagtttctagatcatggcattttatgcatgggcttaaattgtcatgatgttcagcatttaacttatcgaaactacaaataagactatcatttagcaatttgtatttactactgatagtcttacactcatcaaacaattcatggaaagcatttaataattcatcgaatgataaatctgcatctattaaatttgttacctcatctttgatggccattaaggcgtaatgagcaacttgctcggtgttggactcctcttcttcggatgcgctcgagtcatcccatgttgcttgaagcgccttcttcttcgaagttctccttttgacttggggacaatcactcttgtagtgtcccggctttttgcattcatagcagattacttggtccttcttgggttcaagtttatttttttcatcattcttaaacttgtttcttttaaaaaaaattttaaactttcttgttagaagtgtcaagtcatcatcacagtcctcatcacttgagttttctctcaagtggcattcagaagttttgagtgccatatccttcctgttctttggaaggatatcttcttgctcttcatgagctttacaagtcatttcataggtcattaatgacccgactagttcttcaagagggaagttgcgcagatcttttgcctcttgaatagcagtgactttaggatcccaactcttaggaagggatcttagtatcttattaacaagctcaaaatccgaaaagctctttccgagtccttttagaccgttgatgacatccgtgaaacgggtaaacatgtcgccaatggtttcactcggtttcatccggaaaagttcgaaagaatataacagcaaattgatttttgactcttttactctacttgtgccttcatgggtcacttcgagtgtgtgccaaatatcaaatgcagtttcacaagttgaaacacgattaaactcgtttttatcaagtgcgcaaaataaggcattcatagcctttgcattaagagcgaaagccttcttctccaattcattccaatcgatcattggaagagaagactttgaaaatccgttttcgacaaggttccacagttcaaaatccatagaaataagaaagatcctcattcgggtcttccagtaggtgtagtccgtcccactaaacatgggtggacgtgtaatagaatgcccttcttggtttccggcgtatgtcatctctcttgggttttaatccgttagagagttaaccttgctctgataccaattgttaggatcgagagcactaagaggggggggggggtgaattagtgcagcggaaatctttcagtgatttaaaaatgaaagctgcgttcgttcgataaaaacaatttcgatgtaaaagccgagtttaagattacttaagattaagcacagttttacttctaaacgcaatttacgtctaaacccagtttgcgtctaagcgcagtttacgtctaaacgcagtttgcgtctaaacacaatttacgtctaaatgcagtttgcgtctaaacgtagttttacgtctaaacgcagatttacgtctaaacgcagatttacgtctgaactcagtttacgtctaaaacgtagttttacgtttaaacgtagtttgcgtctaaacgtagttttacgtctaaacgcagatttacgtctaaacttagtttacgtctaaaacgtctagacacagtttggacagttttacgtctaaacgcaattttacgtctagacgcagtttcaaaggatctgaacttagaaactcgttcgtaaaagcgcagaagacagttttgcagaatcaaggcgtaaacgtaaactgcaatgtaaatatcgtacgaaaacactggtttacgtctgaaaacagattcggaaagatcagcacttagaaacttgttcgtgaagacgcagaagacagttttgcagaatcaaaacgtaaacgtaaactgtaatgtacgaaaacaccgatttacgtctgaatgcagattcggaaggaacaacacttagaaacttgttcgtaaaagcgcagagagcagtagttatggaggaggtttgccgtaatgataaagtgctcaaaataaacgcaaaccagagatttagagtggttcggtcagtcttgacctactccacttttggcttcctccaccgacgaggtcaccgacgtcaactagaggccttccttcaataggcgaaggccaactgcccttttacagtttctctcctcttgacaggctcaggagacaacctttacagacctttctctcctcactttacaactcaaaacttgaagaacagaaggaggagacttaaaggctttacaacacttttgagctcttagaatcacagaaaagatcaagatttcggtgtaggtctgtatcttttcagtgctgaatgggtggggtatttataggccccaacccaattcaaatttggagctcaaaacgatcaaatcccggaattccgggatcaggcggttgcacctcttgactggagaggttgcaccgcctggcagagctcgaagactgagcccaggcggttgcacctctctgtcaggggcggttgcaccgcctgagtctggctcggagactgagccccaggcggtgccacctcttgactgaggcggttgcacctctctgccagagctcgaagactgagctcaagcggtgccacctctctgtcagggaggttgcaccgcccagtcttgctcgaagactgagctcaggcggtgccacctcctggctggggcggttgcaccgcccagtctcgctgggagacttagcccaggcggtgccacctcctggcctaggcggttgcacctcctggtgcaatcagggtccgaatggttagctccattcggcccaatttcaatctttcaggggcccaattgccccaagattaagctaatgggatcacctcccattttccaacttaatcaacgtgctaactacgattaaatctaagacaatttctgcagctttgcttcggtgcgtcaatcgcttcttccggcgagtttccggcgaacttccgtcgatcacccgatgaatcctcggtgatgctcctgcggacttccggcaaactcctggactttgcgacgatccacttggcgagtttcgacgagcttcgcttggcaagcttttggacttctcggatctgttcccgcagaacctccgacgaccgtccgaacttccgtcgaactctcgaactcccaacgtgatcatgaacttgactccggcgcaactcctgctgcttgtcttactttcatcgtagttaatcctgcacacttatctcaacacatagattagacaacaaatgacaattgacttcatcatcaaaatccgagattcaacaatactgcctagtgcagtgtcagtgtcagtgtcagactgacattggcagtggtaccgcttagcacaggcggtggtaccgctcggacctaggaaacccgggatgagacatttttaggctccaagtttgaatcaacttgaagcctataaataccccctctcattcctggttaacacaacataagcatagagagtttaaaagtgaagaaacgctgttgcaatcacttgagaaatcccctcctctaatttaagtctagaattctatttaggaggagtgtgtgtgcttgtaaaggttatatcctaaacccgtgaaaaggagaaaaagggtgtaaaaggtgattggtctttgcctattgaagaaagactaatagtggatgccagtggcctcgacggaagaggaatcgacgaagtggatgtaggtcatgacgatcgaaccactctaaaatctggtttgcatttcgtcttgagcaatttactttactgcaaaccattttacttgcttactgctttcaatacatttacgaacacgctttcaagttaagtatttccgagtttggcttttatcgtatgaaaagttTTCAGAACCgatgtattttaccgctgcactaattcccccccccccctcttagtgccaactcttttcctaacaattggtatcagagcctcgtatttcttatttggtttaacacccaagagaaatgactcttttcggctttcaagaaggtcactctctcattcgtcccttgtttaatgggatagactatgcatattagaaaactcgaatgagagttttctcgcTTTCTCTAGATTTAAATCTACAGAGTATTGTtgaaaatgacttaaaaaaatcttctaaactaatgagcaaatggaatgatttttggagaagaaatttttttctttaattgctaGAGCTGTGAACGcgctattttatgccttagacaaaaacgagtttaatcggatttctacttgcgaaatgactttcgaaatttgacacattcttgaaaccactcacgaaggcactagtagattaaaagtttcgaaggtcaatcttttaatgcacgattttgaactatttcgaatgaaaccgagcgaaaccattattgacttgTACActtattttatggatgtcgtcaatggtttaaaagcttttggcaaatacttttctaattttgaacttgttaataagattttacgatcgctttctagaaattgggattcgaaaataacggtcattcaagaatcaaaaattttgaatacttttttgatcgaagaacttatcgagttgaCCTATGAAAtgtcgtgcaatgcacgtgaagaacttgaaaaccacattccaaagaacaggaattattttcaaacttagaacaattgaagatcactcgagcataagctcaagtgatggtgaacttgaactcctcatgaaatttaaaaagttcataaaacaataaaaaaaaataaaaataaacttaaaaagaacacaaattgagacgaatcaagctcatccaaagacgaggagaaaaacaaaggcgaggtgacaaactaagcCTTAACGGCATTTGACGACGAGGTAAACAAAAttctcttaatttatttcgaaattacataatacttttaatgagttatttttaatttagtttaattatttttcttaaaaattatatgtttaataatataataaaaatattaaaaaattaggatcatgcttatcattctagtaattttgaaaatgatcatgaaaattatatgttttatgataaatgaacaaaaatgtcagacttaaatctaatgatcatatgtatgtttttcaagaataaataatatgtatcttgataatttccgattttgattgaaaccatgtttgatgtcttaatggaaatattaagaagtttgatatcatgcttaatgatgatgcatgacttttatatggaaaactaagcatgaaaagttagattcacctaaaaagaaaaatgta is from Musa acuminata AAA Group cultivar baxijiao chromosome BXJ1-6, Cavendish_Baxijiao_AAA, whole genome shotgun sequence and encodes:
- the LOC103989009 gene encoding 3-oxo-Delta(4,5)-steroid 5-beta-reductase, whose protein sequence is MSWWWAGAIGAARKKLDDDFSAAAPRHQSVALVIGATGIVGSSLIGILPLPDTPGGPWKVYGVSRRPPNPNVVSSSASSDSADINPIRHIQCDVLDAADAAAKLSPLSDVTHIFYVAWASRFTEAENRTANAAMLRNVLAAVLPSAPNLRHVCLQTGRKHYIGPFESIGKISAHDPPFHEDLPRLNVPNFYYDQEDILFDELSKRDGAVTWSIHRPGTIFGFSPTSLMNIIGTLCVYAAICRKEGAPLKWFGSRTAWDGFSDASDADLIAEHQIWAAVDPYAKNEAFNCSNGDVFKWKHLWALLADQFGLESVGYEGEEGRFQLEDAMREKELVWNEIVAENELVPTKLEEVGTWWFADAILGVEMPQLDSMNKSKEHGFLGFRNTLTSFNSWIDKMKAFRIVP